A region from the Branchiostoma floridae strain S238N-H82 chromosome 9, Bfl_VNyyK, whole genome shotgun sequence genome encodes:
- the LOC118422566 gene encoding cytochrome P450 2J1-like: protein MQTSWESSTQADRQDNSEQCTHACVDAYFFTSSETVVSKKMSVWTLSAYLNLQTCLMLGLVFLLAYWYLIRTRGKLNLPPGPWALPLLGNVAQIFTKAPYKLWMELVKEYGPVIYLWLGSQQIVVLNSYAAIHEALVKKGEDFSNRPALHTFKLMGLTNNGIVLLPYGSFFKQQRKFTIMGLRDFGFGKRSLEGKIIEESHELREEILKKGQKPFNIRRMLQNAVGNVICSIVLGRRFEYDDEKLEKIMRAFDQNTGDQRLSRMADFFPWARHIPVVKRAVTKYVKDVERCVGIFREDIAAHKESFDPNDIRDFIDTFILEMKNKEGDDDSDFTDRQLEYLIRDLFLAGEESTSNTLNWALLYMLRHPDVQEKVQREIDSAIGQNTPSFSHRSQLPYTEAVTMEVMRINPIAPLSAIHATSNATTLLGYDIPKEAIVFTNLWAVLHDPEVYPEPDVFKPERFLDDKGQCKKGDNFIPFSLGKRACPGDHLGRMELFLLFTSLMQHFTFKLPEGAPLPSEQGQRGITNNAVAFELYAIPRE, encoded by the exons ATGCAGACCAGCTGGGAAAGCTCAACccaagcagacagacaggacaACAGTGAACAGTGCACGCATGCTTGTGTTGATGCCTACTTCTTCACTTCTTCTGAAACAGTTGTATCCAAGAAGATGTCTGTGTGGACCTTGTCTGCCTATCTGAATCTCCAGACATGCCTTATGCTGGGGCTAGTGTTCCTGTTGGCTTACTGGTATCTTATCAGGACCAGGGGAAAACTCAACCTTCCACCAGGGCCATGGGCACTGCCTTTGCTGGGGAACGTGGCCCAAATTTTCACCAAG GCCCCATACAAGCTATGGATGGAACTTGTGAAGGAGTATGGTCCTGTGATCTACCTGTGGCTGGGGAGCCAACAGATAGTTGTACTGAACAGCTATGCAGCCATCCACGAGGCTCTGGTCAAGAAAGGAGAGGACTTCTCCAATAGACCTGCTCTGCACACCTTCAAACTCATGGGGCTAACCAACAATG GAATTGTTCTCCTTCCCTATGGGTCATTCTTCAAACAGCAGCGCAAGTTCACCATCATGGGTCTTCGAGACTTCGGTTTCGGCAAACGCAGCTTGGAGGGGAAAATCATCGAGGAATCGCACGAGCTACGGGAGGAGATCCTCAAGAAGGGACAGAAGCCCTTCAACATCCGGCGCATGCTACAGAACGCAGTAGGTAACGTCATCTGCTCTATAGTGCTGGGAAGACGCTTCGAGTATGACGATGAGAAGTTAGAAAAGATCATGAGGGCGTTTGACCAAAACACCGGCGACCAGCGCCTGAGCAGAATGGCCGACTTCTTCCCCTGGGCGCGACACATTCCCGTAGTCAAACGCGCCGTTACCAAGTATGTGAAAGACGTAGAGAGATGCGTGGGTATCTTCCGGGAGGACATCGCCGCCCACAAGGAAAGTTTCGATCCCAACGACATCCGAGATTTCATCGACACGTTCATCCTAGAGATGAAGAACAAGGAAGGAGACGATGATAGTGAtttcacagacagacagttgGAGTACCTCATAAGGGACTTGTTCTTAGCTGGTGAGGAGAGTACTTCTAACACACTGAACTGGGCACTCCTGTACATGCTGCGTCACCCGGATGTACAAGAGAAGGTGCAGCGCGAGATCGACAGCGCCATCGGACAGAACACCCCGTCCTTCTCCCACCGCAGCCAGCTACCGTACACGGAGGCGGTCACCATGGAAGTCATGCGTATCAACCCCATTGCTCCGCTCAGCGCCATCCATGCTACGTCCAACGCCACCACCCTTCTAGGATACGACATACCGAAGGAGGCTATCGTGTTCACCAACCTGTGGGCAGTTCTACATGATCCCGAGGTCTACCCCGAGCCTGATGTCTTCAAACCTGAGAGATTTCTGGACGACAAGGGTCAATGTAAAAAGGGGGACAACTTCATTCCATTCTCTCTTG GTAAACGTGCTTGCCCGGGTGATCACCTTGGCAGGATGGAACTCTTCCTGCTCTTCACCTCCCTGATGCAGCACTTCACTTTcaagctgccagagggcgcACCACTACCATCCGAGCAGGGGCAAAGGGGAATCACCAACAATGCTGTAGCATTTGAACTCTATGCCATACCAAGGGAGTGA